The genomic interval TCGGCCGCCAGACGGTCCATGACAGCCTCGACCTGGACATCCGGCGCGGCGAGATTCTCGGCGTGGTCGGCGGCTCGGGCACCGGCAAGTCGGTGCTGCTGCGCAGCATCGTCGGCCTGCACCGGCCCAGCGCCGGGCGGATCGAAGTGTTCGGCGAGGACCTGCTGAACCTGCCGGCCGCACGGCGCTCCCGGCTGGAGCGGCGCTTCGGCGTGCTCTTCCAGCAGGGCGCCCTGTTCACCTCGCTGAACCTCGAGGAAAACGTCGCCCTGCCGCTGATCGAGCATGCCGGACTGCCGCGTCCCGAAGCCGGGCATCTGGCCCGGCTCAAGCTGGCCCTGGCCGGGCTGCCGGCCAACGCCGCCTGCAAGTACCCGGACGAGCTGTCCGGCGGAATGATCAAGCGCGCCGCCCTGGCCCGCGCCCTGGCCCTGGATCCGGAAGTGCTCTTTCTCGACGAGCCGACCGCCGGGCTCGATCCGATCGGCGCGGCGGCCTTCGACCGGCTTATCCTCACCCTGCGCGATGCTCTCGGGCTCAGCGTGCTCCTGGTCACCCACGACCTCGACACCTTGTATACCAGCTGCGACCGGGTGGCCGTGCTGGCGCAAAGGCGCGTGCTGGTCGAAGGCCGCCTGGAAGTGGTGGCGGCCACCGATGACCCCTGGATCCGCGAATATTTCCACGGCCCACGCGGCCGCGCGGCACACCAGGCCGCCGAACTGCAGGAGACCCCCTGATGGAAACCCGCGCTCATCATGTGCTGATCGGTCTGTTCACGGTCGTGGCGGTGATCGCCGCCCTGTTTCTCGCCCTCTGGCTGAGCAAGTCCAGCCTGGACCGCGAATTCGACCACTACGAAATTCTGTTCAACCACTCGGTGAGCGGCCTGGCGGTCGGCAGCCCGGTGGAATACAGCGGCATCCGGGTCGGCGACGTGGAGCAGCTCTGGCTCGACCCCGAGGACCCGCGCATGGCCCGCGCGCGCATCCGCCTCGACAGCGGCACGCCGATCAAGCGCGACACCCGCGCCCGCCTGCTGCTGGCCAACATTACCGGCGCCCGCAGCATCCAGCTGTTCGGCGGCACCCCGCAAAGCCCGCCGCTCGAAGGCGAAGGCGGCAAGCCGCCGCTGATCGTCGCCGACCCCTCCCCGCTCAACACCCTGCTCGACGAGGGCGAAGACGTGATGAGCAGCATCAACAGCATCTTGACCGGCGCCAGCCAGCTCTTCTCGACCGAGAACGCCAGCCGCCTCGGCCGCACCCTGGAGCATCTCGAACAAGCCACGGGCGCAATCGCCGAGCAGCGCGCCGACCTCGGCCAGGCTGTGCAACAGCTCAACCAGCTCGGCCAGCAGACCGGCGTCCTGCTCGAGGAAATCACCCGCCTGGCGCGCAACGCCAATGGCCTGCTGGACGACAACGGCCGCCAGTTGCTGGCCAGCGCGCAGCGCTCGATGAACGCCCTCGAACGCAGCACGACACGCCTGGATCGCCTGCTGGAGAGCAATCAGCAGGCCCTGAACAACGGCATGAACGGCATCGCCGAGCTGGGCCCGGCGATCAGCGAGCTGCGCACCACCCTCGGCGGGCTGCGCCGGGTCACCCGCCGTCTCGAGGACAATCCTTCCGGTTTCTTCCTCGGCCGGGAGCAGATGCAGGAGTTCGCGCCATGAACCACCGCCTCCCCGTCCTGCTCGTCCTGCTGGTCAATCTGAGCGCCTGCTCGGTGCTGCCCGAGGCCGAACGGATCCACATCTACCGCCTGCCCGGCACACCGCTCCAAGCCCAGCCGGCCACCGCCCGCCTCGACCAGGCGCTGCGCATCGCCACTCCCAAGGCCGACCGCATGCTCGGCAGCGCACGCATCGCGGTGGTGCCGGAAGGCAACCGGATCAGCAGCTACCAGGGTGCCCGCTGGAGCGACGATGCTCCGACCCTGCTGCGCGACCGGCTGATCGAGGCCTTCCGCGAGGACGGCCGGGCCGCTTCGGTGAGCAGCGACGACAACCACCTCCATGCCGATCTGGAGCTGCTCGGCGACCTGCGCGGCTTTCATAGCGAATACGTCGACGGCAAGCCGCAGGTGCGGGTCAGCCTGGATGTCAACCTGGTGCACAGCGCCAGTCAGCGCATCCTCGCCAGCCGCCGCTTCGAGGTGCGCCAGAGCGCCCGCGACGAACGGCTCGACAGCGTGGTTGCCGCCTTCGGCACGGCCGGCGACCAGCTGAGCCGACAGCTGGTGGACTGGACCCTGGCCCAGGGCGGGCGCCTGGCCGGCCGCTAATCCGCGTCGCTCAGCGCTTGGCGATGATGTACACCGCATGGATCACGCCCGGCAGGTAGCCGAGCAGGGTCAGCAGGATGTTCAGCCAGAAGGCGCCGGCGAAGCCGACCTGCAGGAACACGCCAAGCGGTGGCAGCAGGATGGCGATGATGATGCGCAGCAGGTCCATGGGAGTTCTCCGTCAATGGTCGGACAGGCCTTTCCTGAATCGACCCGGTCCCGCCCCCGGGGTTCCTTGGCGCCTTCCGCCGACGCTGGCCATACTTGCCCGACAGCCGGCACAGGAGCCCTTTCATGGCGATCACCCGCAGCGACCTCGATGAGAACGGCCTGCTGATCGGCGTATCGCCGGAACGCTTCCGCGAAGTCGCCATGCCGCTGCTGTTCGACCAGTTGAACGCCTGCTGCGAAGGCACCATCGCGGTCAACCGCCAGGCGCAGATCGTCTGGATCAACGACAAGTATGCCGCCCGCCTGGGAGTGGCCGATCCACGCGGCGTGCTCGGCCGGCCCGTCGAGGAGATCCTGCCGGCCAGCCGGCTGCGCCAGGTCGCCCAGGGAGGCCAGACGTCCCTGCTCGACCTGATGGCCTTCGGCGACGAGCACTTCGTGGTGACCCGGATGCCTCTGCGCGACGAATGCGGCACCCTGGTCGGCGCCATCGGCTTCGTCCTGCTCGACCGGGCCCTCAGGCTGGAGCCGCTGGTCGCCAAGTACAACCAGCTGCAGAACCGTCTGGCCGCCACCCAGCGCGAACTGGCCCAGGTGCGCCAGGCACGCTATAGCATCGCCGGTTTCATCGGCAGCAGCCCGGCCGTCAGCGAGCTCAAGCGTCAGGCCCGGCGGGCCGCACAGCTGGATGCCACCCTGCTGCTGCGCGGCGAAACCGGCACCGGCAAGGAACTGCTCGCCCAGGGCATCCACAATCTGTCGCCACGCGCCCGGGGGCCCTTCGTCGCCCTCAACGTGGCGGCGATTCCCGACACCCTGGTGGAAGCCGAGCTGTTCGGCACCGCCCCGGGCGCCTACACCGGCGCCGAACGCAAGGCGCGCATCGGCAAGTTCGAACTGGCCGACGGCGGCACCCTGTTCCTCGACGAGATCGGCGATCTGGCCCTGCCGCTGCAGGCCAAGCTGCTGCGGGTGCTGCAGGAGCAGGAGGTCGAGCCGCTCGGCTCGAACCGGGTGAGGCGAATCGACGTCCGGGTGATCGCCGCCACCCATGTCGACCTGGAGGCCCGGGTCGCTGCCGGCGCCTTCCGCGGCGACCTCTATTACCGTCTGAACGTGTTGAGCCTGCGCCTGCCGCCGCTGCGCGAGCGCCGCGAGGACATCCGCCTGCTCGCCGAGCATCTGCTCGACGAAATCGCCAGCCGCTCCGGCCAACCGCGCCTCGAGCTGGAGGAGGAAGTGCTGGAGGTGCTGGGCGTCCAGTCATGGCCGGGCAATGTCCGCGAGTTGCGCAACCTGCTGGAGCGCGCCCAACTGCAGGCAGAGGGCAACCTCCTCGGCCGCCAGGCGCTGCTCTCCCTGCTCGACGCCCTGCCACCGGCTCCGCCGGAAGAGGCACCATCCACTGGGCACGCCCCCCTCATCCCGCCGCTGGCGCACAGCCTGGCCGATGCCGAACGCACCGCCCTGCAGGCGGCTCTTGCCGCCTGCAACGGCAACCGGCGGCGCGCCGCCCAGTGCCTCGGCATCGCCCGCACCAGCCTGTACAACAAGCTGCAGCAGTACGGGCTCGGCAAGCGTTGAGAAGGGCTGTCCAGCTGGCTGGACAGCGCCTGTGCCCAGAATTCCGGACATGTCCTGCCTGCAGAATGCCCCTGGTTCATGGAGCCAGCCTGAATCCGCCATGATCGTCGCTTTTGAACGAAATTGACCGCCAATCTCTGCCACCCACCCGGCGGCACGAATCTCGCTGGGATCCCCGTGCACTCCTGCTCCCGCGGGTTGCGCCAGCGCAATGCCAGGGCAAGGGAGCGGCACGATTTGGCGTGAAGGTTGGGCAGCGGTCAGGCCCAGCCTCTTTTTTTCTCGGGGTATTCAAAATCGTGGGCAGCGGCCTTCATTTCGCGCGGACAAAAAAACGCCCCGGCATTCCTGGCGGGGCGGCTGCGATTTCGCAAGAGACGGTATTCAGTTCCGGCCGGAGATCCGGCCAAGCGCACGCGTCAGGCGCTTGAGCATTTCGTCGATGTTGCCGTGGCTCACCGTCAGCGCCGGTGAAAAGCGCAGACAGTGCGCCTGCGGCGCGTTTATCAGCAGGCGCTCCTTCAGCGCCGCTTCCACTACCGCCGGTGCCGAGAGACCGACCAGCGGCAACCCCATTAACAAACCCTGGCCGCGCAGCGGACCGTGACCATGCCGGCGGGCCAAGTAGGCCAGCCCCTCGCGCAGATGCTCGCCGACTGCGCGAACGTGCTCGAGAAAGCCCTGCTCCAGCACGGTATCGAGTACCGCCAGGCCGGCAGCGCTCGCCAGCGCATTGCCGTGACAGCTGGCGACCAGATCGCCCGGCTCGAAGCTGCAGGCGTTGCCGCGGGCCAGCAGGGCCGCCAGGGGCACTCCCCCGCCCAGCCCCGTGCCGAGCACGACGATGTCGGCACGTATGCCATACAGCTCCTCGGCCAGCAGTGCGCCACAACGGCCGATCCCGGTCTGAACCTCGTCGAGGATCAGCAACAGGCCGCGCTCGTTGCACAGCCGGGACACACCCTGCAGGTAGTCGAGAGTCGCCGGGATCGCGCCCATTTCTCCCTGCAACGGCTCCAGCATCACCGCCACGGTCCGCTCGTCGAGTGTGCTCGCCAGTGCCTCCAGATCGTTGAAGGGCACTCTGACGAGGGCTGCCGCACCATCCTCGCCCCCGGCGCTCGTCCACCCCCGCACAGCCAAGGGCCCTTGGGTACCATCACAAGGGCCATCGAACGCGGCGACTATGCGCCCGGCGTAGCCGCGATGCAGCTGTGCCCACTTGCGCGCCAGCCGGATCGCTGCCTCCCTGGCCTCGGCACCGCTGCTCAGGAAGTAGGCCTGATCGCAGTCGGTGACCTGGCACAAGCGCGTGGCCAGCTTGAGCATGCCGAGGTTGTAATAGCCCGCTCCCGGGTTGATCAGGCTGTCCACCTGACGCCGCAGGGCGCTCACCAGCACGCTCGGACAATGCCCCAGGCTGTTCGCCGTCAACCCCTGGGTGAAGTCGAGATAGGCATTGCCCTCGACATCCCACAGCCAGGATCCCTGGCCGCGCACGAAAAGCTGCGACGGACGCTCCAGGGTGCGCATCATCCGCGTGCAGGCCAGGACGTCACGCACCTTGCAACCTCTTCGGACAGAGAGCCCGACAGCCGGCAATACGGCTCGGCCCGGCATTAACTTCTTCAGCTTTACCTATGAACAGCTCTGATACCACTGCCTGGCTCATCACTCAGCCTGGCCTCCAGAGCGCTGTAAGCATGATCGATGGGCGTTAGACTAGGGGCTGTCGGCCCCCAAGGCTATTTCGATTTTCCAGATTTATCGATAAGAGAAACTTATGGATTTTCGGCAATTACGCTATTTCGTCGCCCTCTACGAGGAGGGCCACGTAGGGCGCGCCGCAGAGCGCCTGAGCCTGTCTCAGCCGGCGCTCTCGCAGCAGATCCGCCACCTGGAGACGGACCTCGACGTCAGCCTCTTTCAACGTACCGGCAAGCGCCTGCTGCCGACCCTGGCCGCACAGACCCTGTACAGCTATGCGGTACCGCTGCTGGAGGGCCTGGAGCGCGCTCGCGATGCACTGCGCGCCTTCCGCGGACAATCGGCGCACAGCCTGGCGGTCGGCGTGCTGCAGACGGTCAGCGCCAGCCTGGTGCCGCCCCTGCTGGAGCGCCTGCGCCAGGCTCAGCCGCATTTGGTGGTGCAGCTCTACGAGCTGTCCGGCATCGACATCGAGCGGCGCCTGCTGACCGGCACCCTGGATATCGGGATCGGCTTCCTGCCGCCGCGGCAGCCTGGATTGCACAGCCTGCCGCTATACGAGGACGAGTTGCAGCTGGTGATTCCGGAAAAGCATCCGCTCAAGGAGTTCAAGAAGGTTTCCGTGGCCCAGGCGGCGGAGTTGCCGATGTTGCTGCTCGGCGAAGAGTTCCGCGTACGGCAGATCTGGCAGGAACAACTCAGCCTGCTCGGCCGGCGCCCGCAGGTACAGGCCGAGCTGAACCACATGAACAGCATCCTCGACAGCCTGCCGCACACGACCCTGGCCACGGTGCTGCCGGGCTGCTCGCGGTCGCTGCACAGCCATCCGGACCTGCTGTGGAAGCCGCTCAGCGAACCGCGCATACCGCTGAAGGTGGGACTGGTCTATCGCGATGCACAGCGCCAGCAGGGCATGGTGGATCTGCTGCGCTCGCTGCTGGAAGGAATGCCCGGCCTTCACCAGGCCCACGGCTGAGTGCGGGTGCGCCCCGGGGGCACAAAAAAGAAAACCCCGCCAAAGCGGGGCCTTGCAGACTGATTCTGACGTCCGTGACTCTCTCCGCCATCCTGGCAGGACTTCCTCGATCATCCCTGAACCATCCCTAGCATGCGGCGCATCCTGCGCACATCGTCCCTGAACAAGGCCATCCTGGCGATCGTCCCTGAGTTCGCATCCTGCGCCAACCATCCCTGCGACATCACCCTCCCGGTGAATTCTCGACCACATCCCTGCCGGTCGATGCGCCTCCTGCGCGACTTCCCTATCACCCGCCATCCTGGCGGAAATTGCGACGCCTTCCATGTTTTTCGATGCGCTTCCTGCGCGACGTCCTTGAGCAATAGAGTAGGCATCCCCCCACTGGAGAAACAGTGGCGATCACCATCGCACCATGTAAGCCTTTACCTACATGTCCCCCCGGGCTGCCCCGCCTGCCCCCCCCCGAGACCATGCCTGCAACCCTTGGCACACATGATGCAGATCTTCTGGCAAAGGGTTTTGGGGACCCCGGTACAGGCAGGCCGGGAGCTCCCCTCTTTTATGCCTCCAGCCGGCCCAGCGGGCGCCTGGCTTGACCATCCGGGCCCATCCTCCGGCAGCGTCGCCACTGCCAAGCCCTGTCGCAGCATGCACAGCCCGTGGGCAAGGACGGTGCACCGGAGGCGGCAGGGGTGCAGCGACAGGGTAGAATGCCGCCTCCCCGCCTGGAGCTGTGCATGTTTCACGTCATCCTCTTTCAACCGGAAATCCCGCCGAATACCGGCAACATCATCAGGCTCTGTGCCAACACCGGCTGCAGCCTGCACCTGATCGACCCGCTGGGCTTCGAACTGGACGACAAGCGCCTGCGCCGCGCCGGTCTGGACTATCACGAATACGCCACCCTTAAACGCCACACCGACCTGTCCGCCTGCCTGGAGAGCCTCGGCCGGCCACGCCTGTTCGCCTTCACTACCAAGGGATCGCAGCCCTATCACCGCGTGAGCTACCGGCGCGGCGACGCCTTCCTGTTCGGCCCGGAAAGCCGCGGCCTGCCGCAGGAAATCCGTGAAAGCCTGCCGCCGGAGCAGCGCCTGCGCCTGCCGATGCGCCCCGACTGCCGCAGCCTGAACCTGTCGAACACGGTGGCGGTGGCGGTCTACGAGGCCTGGCGTCAGCTCGATTTCGCGATGGACTGAGCGGAAACGAAAAAGCGCCCCGCAGGGCGCTTCTCTCGGCAGGGCTGCAGCCTTACTGCACCGTGCCCGATGCCTGGCCCTCGGCCTGCATCCGCGCCAGCTCCTGGGCATAGAGCACGTCGAAGTTCACCGGTGCCAGCATCAGGGCCGGGAAGGAGCCGCGTACGACCAGGTTGTCCAGCGCCTCGCGGGCATAGGGGAAGAGCAGGCTCGGGCAGAAGGCGCCCAGGGTGTGGCCCATCGCCTCGGCATCCAGGCCCTTGATCAGGAAGATGCCGGCCTGCTGCACCTCGGCGATGAAGGCCACCTCCTCGCCGGTCTTCACGGTGACCGAGAGGGTCAGCACCACCTCGTAGAAGTCACCGCCGGTCAGCGCCTTCTGCTTGGTGTTCAGATCCAGCTGGACGCTGGGCTTCCAGTCCTGGCGGAAGATCTCCGGGGCCTTCGGGGCCTCGAAGGAAAGGTCGCGCACATAGATACGCTGCAGGGAGAATTGGGCGTTCTGGCCGTCTTGTTGTGCGGCGCCGTTGCTAGCTTGTTCAGTCATGGCAGAGCCTTGTTCGATTTGCGGATTCAATCCTCGAGCAGCGCGTCCAGGCGGCCCGCGCGCTCCAGGGCATGGAGATCGTCACATCCACCCACATGGGTATCGCCGATCCAGATTTGCGGAACCGAGGTGCGTCCGGCCTTGCGGGTCATCTCTGCGCGCAGCTCCGGTCTGCCGTCGACGCCGATCTCCTGGTAGGCGACGCCTTTCCTGTCCAGCAGTTGCTTGGCCCGAATGCAGTAGGGGCACCAGGTGCTGGTGTAGATGACGACTTTCGGCATGGCTCCCTCACTTGACCACGGGCAGGTTGTCCCCACGCCAGGTGCTCATGCCGCCGGCCAGCCGGGCCGCGTTGAAGCCGGCCTTCTGCAGGTCGCGACAGGCGACTCCGGCGTGCTGGCCCATGGCATCGACCACGATGAGGGTCTTGGCCCGGAACTTTTCCAATTCGGCCATGCGGCTGGCCAGCTTGTCGTAGGGGATATTGAGGGCATCGACAATGTGCCCGCCGGAGAACTCCTTGTGGGCACGCACATCCAGCACCAGGCCCTGGCCCCCGTTGACCATCGAGGTCAACTCGCCGCTGCTGAGGCTACGACCACCGCGACGCAGCTCGGTCACCAGCAGCAGGACCAGCAGGACGACCAGGAGGCCGACGAGGATGTAGTGGTTGGAAGCGAATTCGATCAGCTTGGGGACCATCGGGAAGTTCCAGAGCGGTAAAATCCCGGCAGTATACACAGCCCCCCAGGCCGGCTGAACCCGCCAGCGCGGCGGCAGTCAATGGCAATGACGCTGCGCCCCGCGAAGCAGTAGACTGTCGCCCCTTGCTCGCCACGAGCTGCCGGGCGCCCATATCACCGCATCATCAGAGTCGGAACCATGACTGCCACCCCCAAACCGCTGGTACTCATCATCCTCGACGGCTTCGGTCACAGTGACAGCCCCGCCCACAACGCCATCCACGCCGCCCGCACCCCGGTCTACGACCGCCTGCTCGCCACCCGCCCGCATGGCCTGATCTCCGCCTCCGGCATGGACGTCGGCCTGCCCGACGGCCAGATGGGCAACTCCGAGGTCGGCCACATGAACCTCGGCGCCGGACGCGTGCTCTACCAGGATCTCACCCGGGTGACCAAGGCCATCCAGGACGGCGAGTTCTTCGAAAACCCGGCGATCTGCGCCGCCGTCGATCAGGCAGTCGCCGCCGGCAAGGCGGTGCACATCCTCGGCCTGCTCTCCGAGGGCGGCGTGCACAGCCACCAGGACCACATCGCCGCCATGGCCGAGCTGGCTGTGCGGCGCGGTGCCGAGAAGATCTACCTGCACGCCTTCCTCGACGGCCGCGACACCCCGCCGAAGAGCGCCCAGGCGCCCATCGAGGCGCTCGACGCCACCTTCGCGCGCCTCGGCAAGGGCCGCATCGCCAGCCTGATCGGCCGCTACTTCGCGATGGACCGCGACAACCGCTGGGACCGCGTCGCGCAAGCCTACAAGCTGATCGTCGACGGCACGGCCGAGTACGCTGCCGAAACCGCCGCGGCCGGCCTGGAAGCCGCCTACGCGCGCGGCGAGAGCGACGAGTTCGTCAAGGCCACCGCCATCGGCGCGCCGGTGAAGGTGGAAGACGGCGACGCCGTGGTGTTCATGAACTTCCGCGCCGACCGCGCCCGCGAGCTGAGCCGCGCCTTCGTCGAAGCCGGCTTCAAGGAGTTCGAGCGCCCGCGCCTGCCGCAGCTGGCCGGCTTTGTCACCCTCACCCAGTATTCGGCGAGCATCCCCGCGCCCTGCGCCTTCCCGCCGGCGGAGCTGAGCAACGTGCTCGGCGAGTACCTGGCCAACAACGGCAAGACCCAGCTGCGCATCGCCGAGACCGAGAAGTACGCCCACGTCACCTTCTTCTTCTCCGGCGGCCGCGAGGAGCCCTTCGCGGGCGAGGAGCGCATCCTGATTCCCTCGCCGCAGGTCGCCACCTACGACCTCAAGCCGGAGATGAGCGCACCGGAGGTCACCGATCGCATCGTCGAGGCAATCGAAAGCCAGCGCTTCGACGTGATCGTCGCCAACTACGCCAACGGCGACATGGTCGGCCATACCGGGGTGTTCGAGGCGGCGGTCAAGGCGGTGGAATGCCTGGACGCCTGCCTCGGGCGCGTCGTCGCGGCGCTGGAGAAGGTCGGCGGCGAGGCGCTGATCACCGCCGACCACGGCAACGTCGAGCAGATGGAGGACGAGAGCACCGGCCAGGCGCACACCGCGCACACCTGCGAGCCGGTGCCGTTCATCTATGTCGGCCAGCGCCCGCTGCGCATCCGCGACGGCGGTGTGCTGGCCGACGTGGCGCCGACGATGCTGAAGCTGCTCGGCCTGCCGCAGCCGAAGGAAATGACCGGCCAACCGCTGGTCGAGCCGGCCTGAAGCGTCAGATGCGGGCAGGCCTTCGGCCTGTCCGCCGGCTGTCCGAAGCCGTCGCCATGGCCTGCAGCCGGACGACACATTTTTAGGCATACTTATGCCGATCCACTCCCTCCGATACCGCACGCCATGCACCGCATCCTCACCGTCCTGATCCTCGCCCTCGCGTTCGGCCCGGCGTTCGCCGACGAGCGCAGCGAAACCCTTGAGCAGCTGGAGCGGGCCCGCCAGGACATCGCCGAACTGAAGAAGCTGCAGGAGCAGCTGAATCAGGAAAGAAGCGGCGTGCAGAAGGAGCTGGGCAAGACCGAGCGGGAGATGGGCGACCTGGAGAAGCAGGTGCGCGAGCTGCAGAAGGAACTGGACGGCCGAGAGCAGGAGATCCGCCGCCTCGACCAGGAAAAACAGACGCTGCAGAAGGCTCGCGACGAACAGCAGCGGCTGATCGCCGCCCAGACCCGCGCCGCCTACCAGAGCGGCCGCCAGGAATACCTCAGGCTGTTGCTCAACCAGCAGCAGCCGGAACTTCTGTCACGCACCCTGACCTATTACGGCTACCTCGACCAGGCGCGCCGGGAGCAGCTCGAAGCTCACGATGCGACCCTGCGCCAACTGGCTGCGGTCGAGCAGGATCTCGCCACCCGGCAGGTCCGGCTCGGCGAACGCAAGGGCGAGCTGGAGCGACGCCGCGAACGGCTCGCCGCCCTGCACCAGGAGCGCCAGCAGGTGCTCACCCGGCTGAACCGGGAATACGCCAGCGGAGCCCAGAAACTCAAGGCTCGCGAGGAAGAACGGGCCGAGCTCGGCCAAGTGCTGCAGCGCATCGAGGAAGCCCTCGCCCGCCAAGCCCGCGAGGCCGAGGAGGCGCGCCAGCGCGCCCTCGCCGAACAACGTCGCCAGCAGGAGCTGGAGGAGCAGCGCCGACGCGTCGGAACCATCGCGCCCGCCAGCGAGGCCCCGCGCCTGTCCAGCCAGGGAACTGCCCCCGACGGTCCCTTCGCCCGCGCGCGCGGCAGTCTGCCCTGGCCGGTCGATGGCCGATTGCTGGCCCCCTACGGCTCGCCGCGCAGCGAAGATGCCCGCACCCGCTGGGACGGCGTGCTGATCGGCGCCAGTGCCGGCAGCACGGTACGCGCCATCCATGCCGGACGCGTGGTATTCGCCGACTGGCTGCGCGGCTCGGGCCTGCTGGTCATTCTCGACCACGGCAATGGCTACCTGAGCCTCTACGGGCATAATGAGAGCCTGTTGAAGGGCGCCGGCGATATGGTCAGGGCCGGTGAGCCGATTGCCACGGTCGGCACCAGTGGCGGGCAGGACATGCCTGCGCTTTACTTCGCCATCCGCCAACAGGGCCGCCCCAGCGATCCCGCCCTGTGGTGTCGCGCGCAGGGATAGCGCCGCTTTCACTCGAGGAGTTCGTTTCCATGCCGCACCTGCCCCGCCCCCTCTCGCTGGCCCTGGCTGCCGCCCTGGCGCTCGGCACCCCCTTCCTGCACGCCGAGGAGACCCCTGCTGCACCAGCTGCCGAGACGCGAGGCAAGCCCCTCCTGCCGCTCGACGAACTGCGCACCTTCGCCGAGGTCCTGGACCGGATCAAGGCCGCCTATGTCGAACCGGTGGACGACAAGACCCTGCTGGAAAATGCCATCAAGGGCATGATCAGCAATCTGGATCCGCACTCGGCCTACCTGGAGCCCAAGGAGTTCCTCGACCTGCAGGAAAGTACCAGCGGCGAATTCGGCGGCCTGGGCATCGAGGTCGGCATGGAGGACGACCAGCTCAAGGTGGTCTCGCCGATCGACGACACCCCGGCCGCCAAGGCCGGCATCGAGGCCGGCGACCTGATCGTCAGGATCGACGACCAGCCGACCAAGGGCATGTCCATGCTCGAGGCCGTGGACAAGATGCGCGGCAAGCCCGGCAGCAAGATCGAGCTGACCCTGGTGCGCGAAGGCGGCAGGCCGTTCGATGTCCGCCTGACCCGCGCGGTGATCAAGGTCAAGAGCGTGAAGAGCCAGCTGCTCGAGTCCGGCTACGGCTACCTGCGCATCACCCAGTTCCAGGTCAACAGCGGCGAGGAGGTCGGCAAGTCGCTGGCGCGCCTGCGGCAGGAGAACGGCGGACAGAAGCTCAAGGGGCTGGTGCTGGACCTGCGCAACAACCCCGGCGGCGTGCTGCAGTCGGCGGTCGAGGTCTCCGACCACTTCCTCACCAAGGGCCTGATCGTCTACACCAAGGGGCGCATCGCCAACTCCGAACTGCGCTTCTCGGCCGACCCGGCCGACGCCAGCGAAGGCGTGCCGCTGGTGACGCTGATCAACGGCGGCAGCGCCTCGGCGGCGGAAATCGTCGCCGGCGCCCTGCAGGATCACAAGCGGGCGGTGCTGATGGGCACCGATACCTTCGGCAAAGGCTCGGTGCAGACCGTGCTGCCGCTGAACAACGACCGCGCCCTGAAGCTGACCACCGCCCTCTACTTCACGCCCAATGGCCGCTCGATCCAGGCCCAGGGCATAGTGCCGGACA from Azotobacter salinestris carries:
- the trmL gene encoding tRNA (uridine(34)/cytosine(34)/5-carboxymethylaminomethyluridine(34)-2'-O)-methyltransferase TrmL, which translates into the protein MFHVILFQPEIPPNTGNIIRLCANTGCSLHLIDPLGFELDDKRLRRAGLDYHEYATLKRHTDLSACLESLGRPRLFAFTTKGSQPYHRVSYRRGDAFLFGPESRGLPQEIRESLPPEQRLRLPMRPDCRSLNLSNTVAVAVYEAWRQLDFAMD
- a CDS encoding murein hydrolase activator EnvC family protein; its protein translation is MHRILTVLILALAFGPAFADERSETLEQLERARQDIAELKKLQEQLNQERSGVQKELGKTEREMGDLEKQVRELQKELDGREQEIRRLDQEKQTLQKARDEQQRLIAAQTRAAYQSGRQEYLRLLLNQQQPELLSRTLTYYGYLDQARREQLEAHDATLRQLAAVEQDLATRQVRLGERKGELERRRERLAALHQERQQVLTRLNREYASGAQKLKAREEERAELGQVLQRIEEALARQAREAEEARQRALAEQRRQQELEEQRRRVGTIAPASEAPRLSSQGTAPDGPFARARGSLPWPVDGRLLAPYGSPRSEDARTRWDGVLIGASAGSTVRAIHAGRVVFADWLRGSGLLVILDHGNGYLSLYGHNESLLKGAGDMVRAGEPIATVGTSGGQDMPALYFAIRQQGRPSDPALWCRAQG
- the grxC gene encoding glutaredoxin 3; the encoded protein is MPKVVIYTSTWCPYCIRAKQLLDRKGVAYQEIGVDGRPELRAEMTRKAGRTSVPQIWIGDTHVGGCDDLHALERAGRLDALLED
- the secB gene encoding protein-export chaperone SecB, yielding MTEQASNGAAQQDGQNAQFSLQRIYVRDLSFEAPKAPEIFRQDWKPSVQLDLNTKQKALTGGDFYEVVLTLSVTVKTGEEVAFIAEVQQAGIFLIKGLDAEAMGHTLGAFCPSLLFPYAREALDNLVVRGSFPALMLAPVNFDVLYAQELARMQAEGQASGTVQ
- a CDS encoding rhodanese-like domain-containing protein; protein product: MVPKLIEFASNHYILVGLLVVLLVLLLVTELRRGGRSLSSGELTSMVNGGQGLVLDVRAHKEFSGGHIVDALNIPYDKLASRMAELEKFRAKTLIVVDAMGQHAGVACRDLQKAGFNAARLAGGMSTWRGDNLPVVK
- a CDS encoding S41 family peptidase — protein: MPHLPRPLSLALAAALALGTPFLHAEETPAAPAAETRGKPLLPLDELRTFAEVLDRIKAAYVEPVDDKTLLENAIKGMISNLDPHSAYLEPKEFLDLQESTSGEFGGLGIEVGMEDDQLKVVSPIDDTPAAKAGIEAGDLIVRIDDQPTKGMSMLEAVDKMRGKPGSKIELTLVREGGRPFDVRLTRAVIKVKSVKSQLLESGYGYLRITQFQVNSGEEVGKSLARLRQENGGQKLKGLVLDLRNNPGGVLQSAVEVSDHFLTKGLIVYTKGRIANSELRFSADPADASEGVPLVTLINGGSASAAEIVAGALQDHKRAVLMGTDTFGKGSVQTVLPLNNDRALKLTTALYFTPNGRSIQAQGIVPDIVVERARLTQDTQPEHLREADLAGHLGNGNGGPDKPSGKAGQEGKARPQDDDYQLSQALNLLKGLNLTRGQQQ
- the gpmI gene encoding 2,3-bisphosphoglycerate-independent phosphoglycerate mutase, with translation MTATPKPLVLIILDGFGHSDSPAHNAIHAARTPVYDRLLATRPHGLISASGMDVGLPDGQMGNSEVGHMNLGAGRVLYQDLTRVTKAIQDGEFFENPAICAAVDQAVAAGKAVHILGLLSEGGVHSHQDHIAAMAELAVRRGAEKIYLHAFLDGRDTPPKSAQAPIEALDATFARLGKGRIASLIGRYFAMDRDNRWDRVAQAYKLIVDGTAEYAAETAAAGLEAAYARGESDEFVKATAIGAPVKVEDGDAVVFMNFRADRARELSRAFVEAGFKEFERPRLPQLAGFVTLTQYSASIPAPCAFPPAELSNVLGEYLANNGKTQLRIAETEKYAHVTFFFSGGREEPFAGEERILIPSPQVATYDLKPEMSAPEVTDRIVEAIESQRFDVIVANYANGDMVGHTGVFEAAVKAVECLDACLGRVVAALEKVGGEALITADHGNVEQMEDESTGQAHTAHTCEPVPFIYVGQRPLRIRDGGVLADVAPTMLKLLGLPQPKEMTGQPLVEPA